The genomic stretch ACAGTTTTTTCACTTTGTCAATATCAGAATATGTTCCGATGAGAATAAGTGCATCTCCGTCCTGCAAAATTTCCGATGCCGGACTAAACGGGGTGGACCTATCTATTACAGCGGAAAAAATATCGACCAAAGGGCGGCCGAATTCCTGGCCGAAATAGCCCATTACCGGGACGGCCATAATTTAACCATAAATCCCGATCACGCCGCCTTGATCGTCATCGACATGCAACGCTATTTCCTCGATAAGGAATCTCATGCGTATGTCCGTAGCAGTCCCGCCGTTGTGAATAATATCATAAAACTCCAGACCGCTTTTCTTAATCACAACCTGACCCTGATTCAAACCCGGCATCTTAATACACCAAAAGGCGCGGGCCGTATGAATCTATGGTGGGCCGATGTCATCACCGAAGCCAATCCTCTATCGGAAATCGATGATCGCCTGATATCCGATCGAGCTGTCATTGTGCGGAAGGAGCAATACGACGCTTTTCTCAATACCGATCTGGAGCATATTCTGACTCGACGGGGGATAAGCCAGCTTTTGATAACCGGGGTCCTGACTCATCTCTGCTGTGAGACAACCGCGCGCTCGGCATTCATGCGCGGTTTCGAAGTCTTTTTCGCAGTTGACGGCACCGCCACATACAGTGAAAAATTTCATCGAGCCGCATTACTGAATCTGTCGCATGGCTTTGCGGTACCAGTTCTGACTGGTGAAATTCTGGAGCAATTGGGCGGGAGAAACAAATGACTGACAGGATTGCCATTATCGGCGCCGGCCCGGCCGGTATTGCCGCGGCTATTCAGCTTAAACGATATGGTTTGGAATCGATTTTATTCGAATCTCATCGGGTCGGCGGTTTAATTCATAATGCATGGAAAATTGAAAACTATCCCGGTTTTCCGGATGGCATCCCCGGTGTGGAACTGGCCGCGGCCATGAAACAGCAGCTTGATGCCGCCAATGTTGTTCCGCATATTGAACGTGTCCGGCTCCTTGATTATGATAGTACCAAACAAATATTTCTCATTCTGACAGACCAAAACGAATATGAAGCCGAATTCATTATAGCCGCCAGCGGGACAAAACCAAAAAATATCGAAATTCTGGAATCGCTAGACGAAAGACTGAAAAAAAATGTGTACTATGAAATTGCACCGATTCTGGGCGCGAAAGATAAAACAATCGTCATCATCGGCGCCGGTGATATCGCCTTCGATTATGCGCTCAACCTGGCCGAAGAAAACAAAGTAGTAATCCTTAATCGATCCGCGAATTCAAGCGCCCTGCCGCTTCTGAAAAATCTTGTGTCAAAAAACGATCATATCAGTTATTATGAAAACGTTGATATTATTGGAATCGAGGAAACTGAGACTGGTTTGATGAAACTTATTTTTACCGGGGATGGCACCGCCAGTCCCATCGAATCCGATTATATCCTGGCTGCGGTTGGCCGTGAGCCGCAGGATACGTACTTCTCACCGGAGTTGGCACGGATAAGTGAAGAACTGCAACGGAAGGGCCGGCTTTATATGGCCGGTGATATTAAAAACGGAATTTTTCGTCAGGTCGGCATCGCCGTCGGTGACGGCCTTCTCGCCGCCATGCGGATATACCGTTCTCTGAAGGAAAACAAATCATGCGTATAATAGGTCAATCGGGCCGCGATGATCTGGCCACCGTATATATGGCCGAGTTGCAGCCCGATAGATATGTCGAGTTTGTCGAATCGGTCCAGCCGCCGTACCCGCGCGATGAAAAGTGGGTGCTGATCGTATCCACTCTCTATGGCTGCCCGGTCGGATGCCTCATGTGCGATGCCGGAGGCTGGTACAAGGGAAAACTCTCGGCCGAAGATATTCTTAATCAAATCAACTTTCTGGTTCTCAATCGTTACTCGGATCGTCATATCCCGGCTTCCAAATTCAAGATCCAATTTGCACGAATGGGGGAACCCTCACTGAATGACAATGTCCTTCATGTGCTGGAAGAACTTCCCCAAAGGTATGATGCGCCCGGTTTAATGCCCTGTATTTCGACCGTCGCTCCGAAAGGATCGGAAATGTTTTTTGAACGGCTTGCGGAAATAAAAGATAAATTGTATTCCAGCGGAAAATTCCAGATGCAGTTCTCGATTCATTCCACCTGCGATAAAACAAGAGACAAGATTATCCCGGTGAAAAAATGGGATTTCGATAAGATTGCCGCATATGCCACCCGGTTTTACCGCCATGGTGACCGTAAAATCGCCCTCAATTTCGCCTTGGCCGAAAATTATCCGGTATCGACCGCCATCATTGCCGAAAAATTCGATCCAAATATTTTCATGGTAAAAATTACGCCGGTCAATCCAACCATTAATGCCGAGAGCAACGGCATAATCAATCTGGTCAATGACAAAAATCGAATAAGAGTCGATGATTTATTGAATGATTTATACAAATCCGGTTTTGACGTCATTTTGAGCGTCGGGGAACTTGAAGAAAACCGCATCGGCAGCAATTGCGGGCAATATATCAAACATTTCATGAATACCGGCATCGAGCCCGATGCCGCGTATAATTACGAATTTTCCCCGATAACACCTTCGTTCAAACCCTGAAATCCCGCCAA from candidate division Zixibacteria bacterium HGW-Zixibacteria-1 encodes the following:
- a CDS encoding radical SAM protein, producing MRIIGQSGRDDLATVYMAELQPDRYVEFVESVQPPYPRDEKWVLIVSTLYGCPVGCLMCDAGGWYKGKLSAEDILNQINFLVLNRYSDRHIPASKFKIQFARMGEPSLNDNVLHVLEELPQRYDAPGLMPCISTVAPKGSEMFFERLAEIKDKLYSSGKFQMQFSIHSTCDKTRDKIIPVKKWDFDKIAAYATRFYRHGDRKIALNFALAENYPVSTAIIAEKFDPNIFMVKITPVNPTINAESNGIINLVNDKNRIRVDDLLNDLYKSGFDVILSVGELEENRIGSNCGQYIKHFMNTGIEPDAAYNYEFSPITPSFKP